The Ipomoea triloba cultivar NCNSP0323 chromosome 4, ASM357664v1 DNA segment TCAGCACTCTTACCCTCCCCACCAGCTTCATCCTAGTCTCTATAACCATCGTGGGTCCCATTCCCATTCCTCCACCGCTAGCCGCCGCCGCCAGCTGTGAGGAGGAAACAATCCCAGCGGCCTTCAGCGCCGACGGCAAGGGGTAGGACTGGACATTGAACTTGGCGGACATGTGCTGGGTCCGGCCCGCGTCAATCTTTCCGGCGGGAATTAATACGACGCCGACGGGCTGGCCGGAATAGCTAAGCTGTAGGGAGCTGTCATAGTGAGTGAACTGGTCGCGGTTGGGATTGGTGACGGTGACGTACTGTAAGAAGGTGAAGTTGACGGTGCCGTTGGA contains these protein-coding regions:
- the LOC116015182 gene encoding uncharacterized protein LOC116015182, translated to MFDPYRSKPSRRGRTNLASCVVATVFLLFVAAIIVTVYFFVFKPKSPRIAVDAVRFPTFSISNGTVNFTFLQYVTVTNPNRDQFTHYDSSLQLSYSGQPVGVVLIPAGKIDAGRTQHMSAKFNVQSYPLPSALKAAGIVSSSQLAAAASGGGMGMGPTMVIETRMKLVGRVRVLKVLTHRVVSKVRCGVVIQVSSGSVLGIHC